In one Palaemon carinicauda isolate YSFRI2023 chromosome 25, ASM3689809v2, whole genome shotgun sequence genomic region, the following are encoded:
- the LOC137618798 gene encoding tigger transposable element-derived protein 1-like, with the protein MATKRPAPTSEGSAKYQRKHMTLEGKVKLLDKCKEGMKIDDVARLFEVSESTVRSIIRQEEKIRGAVAAGAPSTAKAVSMSIKEMMIKNAPFSWIKDQNREGIDVANLMIQMVNSLLPHSTEDVPQPSTSQDAATLQTLIQASNSCSDEFKHRFGLKNMMITGESASADHEAAARFPDELQTLIVEKGYKPEQVWNMDETGLFWKTMPQKIFIAKEECRAPGFAAGEDRCTLIMCGNAAGHLIKAGFICKSERPRALQHLNLHLLPVYWMHNKKAWTTKELFLSWFHYCFLPEVKDYLERKGMEFKVLLILKNAPGRPSSIGVTVPNVQVVFFPPNTTALIQPMNQGVIKNFKALYSRHVMARLQEATDNDPDLNVKNYWKKYTIADCLSVVEESFQDVKPETVNACWKHVWPGCVKDFGSFSPDETFRQTVQEIVTLVKAVEGFEEEAEDDILELLEAHDQELIEEDLAEFVRSATEEEQEDDEQDKEEEGITLEKLEEMSRILEDLKQRAYSMDPSMARSLKFTRAMDDGFAGYKSILDEVKKLAKQLPITMFFPRREKEPPSPAEPDPERQPSPPSPPRTESPAPESTPAILPPEATILTSDEDGVHDPPSVSEGSDDSSI; encoded by the exons ATGGCCACCAAGCGACCTGCTCCTACTTCCGAAGGGTCTGCTAAATATCAAAGGAAGCACATGACCCTTGAAGGAAAGGTTAAACTATTGGATAAGTGTAAGGAAGGGATGAAAATCGACGACGTTGCAAGACTTTTCGAGGTGAGTGAGAGTACCGTGAGGAGCATAATCAGGCAGGAGGAGAAGATTCGTGGTGCCGTGGCTGCTGGAGCCCCTAGCACTGCGAAGGCTGTGTCCATGAGCATAAAGGAGATGATGATTAAAAATGCTCCTTTTTCCTGGATCAAGGACCAGAATCGTGAGGGCATCGACGTCGCCAACCTCATGATCCAGATGGTCAATTCTCTATTACCCCATTCCACAGAGGATGTTCCCCAGCCGTCCACCAGCCAAGATGCCGCAACCCTGCAGACGCTTATACAAGCCAGCAATAGTTGTTCCGATGAGTTTAAGCATCGTTTTGGGCTGAAAAACATGATGATTACTGGAGAGTCAGCTTCTGCAGACCACGAGGCAGCGGCACGTTTCCCGGACGAGCTTCAAACGCTCATCGTAGAGAAGGGGTACAAGCCAGAGCAAGTGtggaatatggatgaaaccg gtTTGTTTTGGAAGACAATGCCTCAGAAAATTTTCATAGCTAAAGAGGAATGCCGTGCTCCTGGTTTTGCGGCAGGAGAGGACAG ATGTACATTGATTATGTGCGGTAATGCTGCCGGCCATCTTATTAAAGCAGGCTTTATTTGTAAGTCGGAAAGGCCCCGTGCACTTCAGCATCTTAACTTGCATTTGTTGCCTGTCTATTGGATGCATAACAAGAAGGCATGGACAACGAAAGAGCTCTTCCTAAGCTGGTTCCATTACTGCTTCTTGCCAGAGGTGAAGGACTACCTTGAGAGGAAGGGCATGGAGTTTAAGGTACTCCTCATCCTCAAGAACGCTCCCGGACGTCCATCCTCCATCGGGGTGACAGTCCCTAACGTTCAAGTGGTGTTCTTTCCTCCGAACACCACTGCCCTCATTCAGCCAATGAACCAGGGGGTAATAAAGAACTTTAAGGCCCTCTACAGCCGACATGTGATGGCGCGACTCCAAGAAGCCACCGACAACGACCCTGACCTCAACGTGAAGAACTACTGGAAGAAGTACACGATAGCAGATTGTCTGTCTGTTGTCGAGGAATCCTTCCAAGATGTCAAGCCAGAGACAGTAAATGCCTGCTGGAAACATGTGTGGCCAGGGTGTGTTAAGGACTTTGGTAGCTTCAGTCCTGATGAAACCTTCAGACAGACTGTTCAAGAAATCGTGACTTTGGTGAAGGCAGTCGAAGGCTTCGAGGAAGAGGCTGAAGACGACATCTTGGAGTTGCTAGAGGCCCATGACCAGGAGCTGATTGAGGAGGACTTAGCTGAATTTGTCCGTTCGGCGACTGAGGAAGAGCAGGAGGACGATGAACAAGACAAGGAGGAGGAAGGCATCACACTTGAAAAGTTGGAGGAGATGTCCAGGATCTTGGAGGACTTGAAGCAAAGGGCGTACAGCATGGACCCTTCCATGGCGCGGTCCCTGAAATTCACACGTGCGATGGACGATGGTTTCGCCGGCTACAAAAGTATCTTGGACGAGGTGAAGAAGTTGGCAAAGCAGCTTCCCATCACAATGTTTTTCCCACGTCGCGAGAAAGAGCCTCCGTCACCCGCCGAGCCCGACCCCGAGCGTCAACCGTCACCACCTTCTCCTCCAAGGACAGAATCTCCTGCCCCTGAATCCACTCCAGCAATCCTTCCTCCGGAAGCCACGATACTGACGAGTGATGAGGATGGCGTACATGATCCTCCTTCCGTTTCAGAAGG CAGTGATGACTCGTCCATTTAG